Proteins encoded by one window of Chondromyces crocatus:
- the metK gene encoding methionine adenosyltransferase translates to MRRYQFTSESVTEGHPDKVCDQISDAILDGILAQDPTARVACETLVKTGMAVVAGEITTSAWVDMPEVVRSTIKDIGYTDSSMGFDYATCAVLTAIEKQSPDIAQGVTEGQGLHKEMGAGDQGLMFGFATDETPELMPSPITFSHRLAKRLAELRRNKKLDWLRPDGKTQVTVEYEDHTPVRISAIVLSTQHAPEVKHKTIVEAVRSQIIDKVIPAKLIDKATKIYVNPTGRFVVGGPCGDAGLTGRKIIVDTYGGMGRHGGGAFSGKDPSKVDRSACYYARYVAKNIVAAKLASRCEVQIAYAIGVAHPVGVHVSTFGTGRIDEELIEKYVMSNFDMRPKAIIEQLDLLKPIYRKTAAYGHFGRDEFSWEKTDRAAKMADDLLRPTSTTVPAKVSSSAKAPKISKDAKAPKNAKAPKETKAAKSIKAPKNPQPAKKKGK, encoded by the coding sequence ATGCGCCGTTACCAGTTCACCTCCGAGTCCGTCACCGAAGGGCACCCCGACAAGGTGTGCGATCAGATCTCCGACGCCATCCTGGACGGCATCCTCGCTCAGGACCCGACGGCCCGCGTGGCCTGCGAGACGCTGGTCAAGACGGGCATGGCTGTCGTCGCTGGCGAGATCACCACCTCTGCGTGGGTGGACATGCCCGAGGTGGTGCGAAGCACGATCAAGGACATCGGCTACACGGACTCTTCCATGGGGTTCGATTACGCCACCTGCGCAGTCCTCACGGCCATCGAGAAGCAGTCCCCCGACATCGCGCAGGGCGTGACCGAGGGGCAGGGCCTGCACAAGGAGATGGGCGCTGGTGATCAGGGCCTCATGTTCGGCTTTGCAACGGACGAGACGCCGGAGCTCATGCCCTCGCCGATCACCTTCTCCCACCGGCTGGCCAAGCGACTCGCAGAGCTTCGCCGGAACAAGAAGCTCGACTGGCTCCGCCCCGATGGCAAGACCCAGGTCACCGTCGAGTACGAGGACCACACGCCGGTCCGGATCAGCGCCATCGTCCTTTCCACCCAGCACGCCCCCGAGGTGAAGCACAAGACCATCGTCGAGGCCGTGCGGAGCCAGATCATCGACAAGGTGATCCCGGCCAAGCTGATCGACAAGGCGACCAAGATCTACGTCAACCCGACCGGACGCTTCGTCGTCGGCGGCCCCTGCGGCGATGCCGGCCTGACGGGCCGTAAGATCATCGTCGACACCTACGGCGGCATGGGTCGTCACGGCGGCGGTGCCTTCAGCGGCAAGGACCCGTCCAAGGTCGACCGCTCGGCCTGCTACTACGCGCGTTACGTCGCCAAGAACATCGTCGCAGCGAAGCTCGCCTCCCGTTGCGAGGTGCAGATCGCTTACGCCATCGGCGTCGCTCATCCTGTCGGCGTGCACGTCAGCACCTTCGGGACGGGTCGCATCGATGAGGAGCTGATCGAGAAGTACGTGATGTCGAACTTCGACATGCGCCCCAAGGCCATCATCGAGCAGCTCGACCTGCTCAAGCCCATCTACCGGAAGACGGCAGCCTACGGTCACTTCGGCCGGGACGAGTTCAGCTGGGAGAAGACCGATCGAGCGGCCAAGATGGCAGACGATCTCCTCCGGCCCACGTCGACCACCGTCCCCGCGAAGGTCTCGTCCAGCGCCAAGGCGCCGAAGATCAGCAAGGACGCCAAGGCCCCCAAGAACGCAAAGGCCCCGAAGGAGACCAAGGCCGCCAAGAGCATCAAGGCGCCGAAGAACCCTCAGCCCGCCAAGAAGAAGGGCAAGTAA